Genomic segment of Chloroflexota bacterium:
AGAAGTTTCTCGCCAATGGCAACACGAACATCCCGAGCCCGTCGCTCGCGCAGTAGCAAGACCGCCAGTCCAACGCCCGCCGACGGCGAGGCCGTCGCGGCCGAGGCGAACGCCGCCGAATCCGCCGACAAGGCGAACGGCAAGCTGCCCTCGCATCTCACGCACCATCGCCGCATCGCCCGCAACCTCAACGGTCTGCTCGAAAACTACGGCGAGTTGCGGCGCCAGGTCGTCCAGATCGAGCGCACCTACAAGCGCGGCGACAAAGACCTCGACGCCCGCATCTTTCAGCTCACCACGCGGCTCGACGCGCTCGAGAAGAAGCTGAACGACTTCGATCAAGAGATGATCGGCGTCACCTTTGAATCGAACTTGAAGATCCGCGGCAACACCGACGCCATCGAAGCCCTCTGGGACGCGCTGGAGGCGGGCGGGGGACCCAAGGCAGTCGCCAAGCGTCGGCGCGAGGCCGCGGAGCGTGAAGAGGCGCGTCAGGAAGGCATCGAGAAGCAGCTCCAGGAAATGCTCGACAAGGATCGCCAAACCAAGACGACGCCGCGACGACGAAAGGTCACCAAAGCCTCATGAAACGACTCTCCCCCATCCCTGAAGACTTCGCGCCCGACCCCGATTCCGCAGGCAACCCGGAGGACGACCTGCGCTCGCTGATGGACGAGCTCAAGGACGCCGTGTCGGCGCCGCGCGCCGCCGAGCGCGATCTGGCCGCCGCGGCCAAGGCCCTGTCCCGGGCCGCCGGCGCCCTGCACACGTCGAATGGCGCATCGGACTATGGCCCCAAGCTGCGCCTGGGCGTCTTTTTGGACACGGCCAACCTGACCGATCGAGGTACGGACGATCCCATTCGCGTGGACTTCGCCAAACTCTTGGCCCACGTCACCGAAGGCCGTCGAACCGTTCACGCCCGCGCCTATTGCCCCATCTACGCCGACTTCAACGGCCGGCTGGAGCACCAGCGCTCGGTCGCGCCCGTCTGGGACATGGGCTACGACATCGTCACCAAGCCCATCAAAGTGTTTGCCGACGGCACGCGCAAGGCCGACCTCGACCTGGTCCTGGTCGTGGACGTGATCCGGCGTCTGCCGACCATGGACGTCGTGGCACTCATGTCCGGCGACGGCGACTACGTGCCGATGGTGGAATACCTGCGCGAGCACGGCGTGCGCGTCGAGGTCTATTCGTTCGCCGATGCCATTGCGGAAGAGTTGCGCCTGGCCGCCAATGCCTGGCACGACATCAGCGCCCTGACCTCGGTGCACGTGGGCGCCCCGGCCCCCAAACGAAGCCGCAGCCGCGCCGGCGCGGCGGCCTCCAGCGCCTGACCGGTCATGGCACGCCCACCGGCCCCGATATGAGCGGCCGCCGCCGGCGCCGACGCCGGTCGCGCCGCGCGTCGTCGGGGACGTCGCGCCGACCGTGGCGGCGGGTGCGCCGCTGGTTCACGGTGGCCCGCATCTGGGCCGTCATCTCGGTGATCGCCGTGATCCTGC
This window contains:
- a CDS encoding NYN domain-containing protein, with amino-acid sequence MKRLSPIPEDFAPDPDSAGNPEDDLRSLMDELKDAVSAPRAAERDLAAAAKALSRAAGALHTSNGASDYGPKLRLGVFLDTANLTDRGTDDPIRVDFAKLLAHVTEGRRTVHARAYCPIYADFNGRLEHQRSVAPVWDMGYDIVTKPIKVFADGTRKADLDLVLVVDVIRRLPTMDVVALMSGDGDYVPMVEYLREHGVRVEVYSFADAIAEELRLAANAWHDISALTSVHVGAPAPKRSRSRAGAAASSA